Part of the Candidatus Woesearchaeota archaeon genome is shown below.
TTTGGAAAAACTTATTCAGAATTGTTAGAAAATGTTTTGAATCAAAAATATGATGCAGTATTTACTAATACTCGTTTTTTTACCACATCCTGGCTTGGCGCAGCGTATATGAAAAGAGTTAGGAACACCAATAAATCAGCAAAATTCTATCACATAGAACATGGAAATGTTCATGTTATTCACAAGAATCCTATTGTAACTGCTCTAGCTTGGATTTATGATCAGAGTGTTGGCAGGTATATTTTCAGAAAGGCTGACAAAGTTATTGGGATATCTACTCCTTGTGCTGACTTTGCCAAAAAATTAGGCGCCAAAAAAACAACAGTTATCTACAATTCCATAGATACTAAGCAATTCAAACAAGTAAACACTAATCTAAAACAAAAATTAAATATAAAAAAAGAAGATTTTGTTGTAATAAATGGTATTGGTCGCTTAATCTATGCAAAAGGATTACAAGACACTTATGAAGCAGTAAAAAATATGAAAAATGTTTTTGTTATAACAATAGGAGAAGGTCCATTTGAAGAAAATCTTAAAGATTTAGCGAAAAAGCTTGATGTAAAAACAAAATTTACAGGAAGACTTAATACAAAAGAAATAATAGAATATTTAAGTATAGCAGATATTTTCATAAATCCATCTTATTCTGAAGGACTACCAACATGTGTTCTTGAAGCAGGAGCGATGGGTTTACCAGTAATTGCAACTGATGTTGGAGGAACAAAAGAGATAATAAAAAACAAAAAAAATGGTTGGCTTATAAATCCTAAAGACATACAAACAATAAAGAATCTTGTAGACGAAATAATAAAAAATAGAGCGGATGCTAAAAAGAAAGGTGAAAATTTAAAAAAGCACATAAAAACAAATTTTGACTGGAATAAGAACATAAAAAGATTTGAGGAACTGTTATGAAAAAAATTTTTTTCTTGATAAACTCGCTTGAAATGGGTGGTGCAGAAAGAGTTATAACGAACATATTTCCAGAACTAAGTAAAAAATTTGACGTTACAATTATAACTCTTAAAGAAGGCAAATTCTACGATTTTGATGAAGTCAAAATAGAGAGTCTTTCAAAATCAAATAGCAACAAATCTATGTTTTTGAACTTTCCAAAATATGTCTATAAAATCAAAAAAATTAAGAAATTATATCCTGAAGCAAAAGTTGTAAGTTTCTTAGAAATTGCGAACTTTGTAAATATTTTGGGAAATAAGGAAGCTGTTATATCGTTCAGAACAAATCTTGATTTTTTTAAGAAAAGTACATTAAAAAATAGTATTTACAAATTTCTTATAAGAAAGCTTTATCCTAAAGCGAAGAAAATTATTGTGAATTCCGAGGAAAATAGATTGAAGTTTTCAAAAGAATTAGCTATGGATAAAAACAAAATATTTACAATTTACAATCCATTCATAAAAGACGATGTTAAGCTTGATGATGATATTTTA
Proteins encoded:
- a CDS encoding glycosyltransferase encodes the protein MKKIFFLINSLEMGGAERVITNIFPELSKKFDVTIITLKEGKFYDFDEVKIESLSKSNSNKSMFLNFPKYVYKIKKIKKLYPEAKVVSFLEIANFVNILGNKEAVISFRTNLDFFKKSTLKNSIYKFLIRKLYPKAKKIIVNSEENRLKFSKELAMDKNKIFTIYNPFIKDDVKLDDDILKIINNKIVYVTVGRLIPSKNPKLLISNFLQNCKPKDILLIVGDGPEKEKLEYVFNSDKIAFLGKRKCVQAILSKSDYFIYASEVEGFPNTLIEAMFAGLPIITTDFKTGAREIIDPELSFTKKIKYPYFGPNGCLVSLKNYGQDMVKAFKNLDKIKQEQKSKYLFEKKETIKKWSLLLK
- a CDS encoding glycosyltransferase family 4 protein; translation: MNKKILIYATHFHPYKGGLENFALSLATRFAKRGHSVNIFTYNLDNLKEIEKYKGVNIYRLPCITILGRTYTLPKFGKTYSELLENVLNQKYDAVFTNTRFFTTSWLGAAYMKRVRNTNKSAKFYHIEHGNVHVIHKNPIVTALAWIYDQSVGRYIFRKADKVIGISTPCADFAKKLGAKKTTVIYNSIDTKQFKQVNTNLKQKLNIKKEDFVVINGIGRLIYAKGLQDTYEAVKNMKNVFVITIGEGPFEENLKDLAKKLDVKTKFTGRLNTKEIIEYLSIADIFINPSYSEGLPTCVLEAGAMGLPVIATDVGGTKEIIKNKKNGWLINPKDIQTIKNLVDEIIKNRADAKKKGENLKKHIKTNFDWNKNIKRFEELL